From one Acidobacteriota bacterium genomic stretch:
- the rffA gene encoding dTDP-4-amino-4,6-dideoxygalactose transaminase: MSSSSRITFNRPTLVGRELEYIRETIEQMHTAACGDFSRRCENFLRERLGAESLLLTTSCTDALEMAALLLDLQAGDEIIFPSFAFVSTVNPFVLRGVRPVFCDVRADTLNLDESRIEAAITPRTRAIVPLHYAGVACEMDAINELAERHGLSVIEDNAHGLFGKYRRRPLGALAPLAAHSFHETKNVICGEGGALAIHDARHVDRAEVLRDKGTDRQRMDRGEVDKYTWVDIGSSFGLSDILAAFLMAQFEQVDTIQARREEVWNAYDERLRPWAGDVGLKLPTVPGHCEQSFHMYYMLVPQVELRDPLIAHLASQEIAAVFHYQALHRSEMARRLGVADSVCPVSETVSDSLLRLPFHRDLTEGEIDRVVAGVRDYFEDSSRRR, translated from the coding sequence ATGAGCAGCTCCAGTCGCATCACGTTCAATCGGCCGACACTTGTGGGTCGAGAGTTGGAGTATATCCGCGAAACCATCGAGCAGATGCATACCGCGGCCTGCGGTGACTTCAGCCGAAGGTGTGAGAACTTCCTGCGTGAGCGACTCGGAGCGGAGTCGTTACTCCTGACGACCTCGTGTACCGATGCCCTGGAGATGGCGGCACTATTGCTCGATCTTCAGGCCGGCGACGAGATCATCTTTCCTAGTTTCGCCTTTGTCTCGACGGTCAATCCGTTCGTCCTACGAGGGGTGCGACCGGTGTTCTGCGACGTCCGGGCGGATACCCTGAATCTGGACGAGTCTCGGATCGAGGCCGCGATCACCCCGCGCACGCGAGCCATCGTTCCGTTGCACTACGCCGGGGTCGCGTGCGAGATGGATGCGATCAACGAGCTGGCGGAGCGGCACGGATTGTCGGTCATCGAGGACAATGCGCACGGCCTGTTCGGGAAGTACCGTAGGCGACCTCTCGGTGCGCTCGCACCGCTTGCGGCACACAGCTTTCACGAGACGAAGAACGTGATTTGTGGGGAGGGTGGGGCACTCGCTATCCACGACGCGCGACATGTCGACCGGGCAGAGGTGCTGCGAGACAAGGGTACCGATCGACAGAGAATGGATCGCGGCGAGGTCGATAAGTACACCTGGGTTGATATCGGTTCGAGTTTCGGACTGTCGGACATTCTCGCGGCCTTCCTGATGGCGCAATTCGAGCAAGTCGATACGATTCAGGCCCGTCGGGAGGAGGTATGGAACGCCTACGACGAACGGCTTCGACCCTGGGCCGGGGACGTCGGTCTGAAGTTGCCGACGGTACCCGGTCATTGCGAACAGTCGTTTCACATGTACTACATGCTTGTTCCGCAGGTAGAACTGCGCGATCCGCTGATTGCACACCTGGCGTCTCAGGAGATTGCGGCAGTGTTCCACTACCAGGCACTCCATCGTTCCGAGATGGCTCGTCGCCTGGGGGTCGCTGACTCGGTGTGCCCCGTCAGCGAGACGGTCAGTGACAGCCTTCTGCGGCTGCCGTTCCATCGCGACCTTACGGAGGGCGAAATCGATCGTGTGGTCGCGGGCGTACGTGATTACTTCGAGGATTCGTCCCGACGTCGATAG